From Solibacillus isronensis, the proteins below share one genomic window:
- a CDS encoding sensor histidine kinase, whose translation MYKYIFHSFKTTMNMLFLPIVIICILVTGGVSTYIATAQIEENTYQSMNDTIYQTKNYLDHTLSDLFSQLVSISYDTRLVNLLMKEQEQIVPEDYIPIDKNLQIIYGRYSTILESATIDLNEGEFLIYQSEFTRKPVIDYDDFFVNYRADSENFKWKNVHEDVAFHTGNAVMSMYKLLELNDLEKRGIVLFNIREEFFGKVLSRSLIGENGYLALISEDGIYQSKELESKYTLDDETFQKLHQLSTPKNQITYTNEDNEEMIVIYDTLESNGWKIAAIVPEDDLLNKVEYIKIFAVFLVIIMIGLVVFVTNIFISYMSKPFQKLAKQMDLVNENHLYLEERISGPKEMRVLNRGFIELIDRINVLMDQVILEQEEKRQLEFAIMHAQINPHFLYNTLYSIKGLCDMGMTKEASHMVTALSNFFRIGISKGKEIISVKEEIEHIENYLIIQEMRYGDDFTYEIDVEESILDNEIVKLSLQPIIENAIYHGVKQKRGQGKIVIKGYCDANYVYLEVSDNGTGISEERLEAIHAELQLNYQEQKQYIGIGIKSVNDRIKMQYGEAYGLTIRSKYGEGTSMIITIPVTTGGLTKDV comes from the coding sequence ATGTATAAATATATTTTTCATTCCTTTAAAACAACGATGAATATGTTATTTTTGCCGATTGTGATTATATGTATTTTAGTAACCGGCGGTGTGTCGACTTATATTGCTACCGCCCAAATTGAAGAGAATACGTATCAAAGTATGAATGATACGATTTATCAGACGAAGAATTATTTAGACCATACCCTTTCGGATTTGTTTTCGCAGCTAGTGTCCATTTCGTATGATACACGGCTCGTCAACTTATTGATGAAGGAGCAGGAGCAAATCGTACCGGAAGATTACATTCCGATCGATAAAAATCTGCAGATCATTTACGGACGTTACAGTACGATTTTGGAGTCGGCTACGATTGATCTGAACGAAGGGGAATTTTTGATTTATCAAAGTGAATTTACGAGGAAACCTGTCATTGATTATGATGACTTTTTCGTGAATTACCGGGCAGATAGTGAGAATTTTAAATGGAAAAATGTGCATGAAGACGTAGCGTTCCATACCGGAAATGCGGTGATGTCGATGTACAAGCTTTTGGAACTGAATGATCTGGAGAAAAGAGGTATTGTGCTCTTTAATATTCGTGAGGAATTTTTCGGAAAGGTGCTGAGCCGATCACTCATCGGGGAGAATGGTTATTTGGCGCTCATTTCAGAAGATGGTATCTATCAGTCGAAGGAACTTGAGTCTAAATATACGCTTGATGATGAGACCTTTCAGAAATTGCATCAATTATCAACTCCAAAAAATCAAATTACATATACAAATGAAGACAATGAAGAAATGATTGTCATTTACGATACGCTTGAATCCAATGGTTGGAAAATCGCGGCGATTGTACCTGAAGATGATCTTTTGAACAAAGTGGAGTATATCAAAATATTCGCTGTGTTTTTAGTAATCATCATGATCGGTCTCGTCGTATTTGTGACGAATATTTTTATTTCCTATATGTCGAAACCGTTTCAGAAATTAGCAAAACAGATGGATCTGGTCAATGAAAACCATCTTTATCTGGAAGAAAGAATTTCAGGACCGAAAGAGATGCGCGTGTTGAACCGCGGATTTATCGAACTGATCGACCGGATTAACGTGTTGATGGACCAGGTGATTTTGGAGCAGGAAGAAAAACGCCAGCTGGAATTTGCGATTATGCACGCGCAAATCAATCCGCATTTCCTCTATAATACGCTTTACTCGATTAAAGGGCTTTGTGACATGGGCATGACAAAGGAAGCGAGCCATATGGTCACGGCGTTATCGAATTTTTTCCGTATCGGGATTAGTAAAGGGAAGGAAATTATCTCGGTCAAAGAAGAAATCGAGCATATCGAAAACTATTTAATCATACAGGAGATGCGCTATGGGGATGATTTCACGTATGAGATCGATGTGGAAGAAAGTATTTTAGATAATGAGATTGTTAAACTTTCGTTGCAGCCGATAATTGAAAATGCGATCTATCATGGCGTAAAGCAAAAGCGCGGTCAAGGAAAGATTGTTATTAAAGGGTATTGCGACGCAAATTATGTTTACTTGGAAGTTTCTGATAACGGCACAGGGATTTCGGAGGAGCGGCTTGAAGCGATTCATGCAGAGCTGCAGCTGAATTATCAAGAGCAGAAGCAATATATCGGAATTGGCATAAAGTCTGTCAATGACCGGATTAAAATGCAGTACGGGGAAGCTTACGGACTCACAATCCGAAGCAAATATGGTGAAGGAACATCGATGATTATTACTATTCCGGTGACAACAGGGGGCTTGACAAAGGATGTATAA
- the kduI gene encoding 5-dehydro-4-deoxy-D-glucuronate isomerase, translated as METRYANHPEEIKRYNTDKLREHFLVEALFELGKVHLTYTHVDRMIFGGVTPADTELTIELDKELGVSYFLERRELGIINIGGDGVVVLDGIEYDMQRRDGLYVSRGTKQVLFRSNDAANPAKFYINSTPAHHTYPTVKIDINNIKPLEAGAPGTLNERKIYQYIHPNVCESCQLQMGLTMLSPGSVWNTMPAHTHERRMEVYLYFDMEADTRVFHFMGQPDETRHLILKNEQAVISPSWSIHTGTATSNYTFIWGMCGENITYDDMDHVKMEDLR; from the coding sequence ATGGAAACACGTTATGCCAATCACCCTGAAGAGATTAAACGCTATAATACGGACAAATTACGTGAGCATTTTTTAGTGGAAGCATTATTTGAACTTGGAAAGGTACATTTAACATATACACATGTCGACCGTATGATTTTTGGCGGGGTGACACCAGCTGATACGGAACTGACGATTGAACTGGATAAAGAATTGGGCGTGAGTTACTTTTTAGAACGCCGTGAACTGGGCATCATCAATATCGGCGGTGACGGGGTTGTCGTATTGGATGGTATTGAATATGACATGCAGCGCCGAGATGGATTATATGTGAGCCGCGGTACGAAACAAGTGCTGTTCCGGTCAAACGATGCAGCAAACCCGGCGAAATTCTATATCAATTCCACACCGGCGCACCATACATACCCGACGGTGAAGATTGATATTAACAACATCAAACCGTTAGAAGCTGGTGCACCGGGTACATTGAACGAACGAAAAATTTATCAATATATTCATCCGAATGTTTGCGAGAGCTGCCAGTTGCAGATGGGCTTGACGATGCTGTCACCGGGAAGTGTGTGGAATACAATGCCTGCTCATACGCATGAACGTCGCATGGAAGTATATTTATATTTTGATATGGAAGCTGATACACGTGTTTTCCACTTTATGGGGCAACCGGATGAAACACGTCATCTTATTCTGAAAAATGAACAGGCGGTAATTTCGCCGAGCTGGTCGATTCATACAGGTACAGCGACAAGTAACTATACATTCATTTGGGGAATGTGCGGAGAAAACATTACGTATGACGACATGGACCATGTAAAAATGGAAGATTTACGCTAA
- a CDS encoding glycoside hydrolase family 88/105 protein, with translation MRTTSENITVNTPLALAEKACKAIMNTYTPDQLPPANSFHYHQGVFLYGMLRVWEATGNQQYFEYMKGYIDSLIDEEGNLYFARDELDSVQAGILLFPLYEQTKDRRYLIAAKKLRHLLYSINQTTEGGFWHKDKYPYQMWLDGLFMAGPFMLMYNNHFVEEELVQNVVRQEKLMRTHMKDEKTGLLFHAWDEKKAQPWADPETGCSPEFWGRSVGWYGTALVDILELINGARGQEDIVQSLKDLVPAIKKFQDEKTGLWYQIVDKGDHTDNWLESSCSSLFIYFIAKAIKLGLVDDSYQSVVNKAYDGLIEHMVDVKEDVANLKGICIGTSAGVYDYYVDRPTSENDLHGMGAFILASIALHDITVK, from the coding sequence ATGAGAACGACATCTGAAAATATTACGGTTAATACACCGCTTGCACTGGCGGAAAAAGCATGTAAGGCGATTATGAATACGTATACACCGGACCAGCTGCCACCGGCGAATTCCTTCCACTATCATCAGGGGGTATTTTTATACGGTATGCTTCGTGTATGGGAAGCGACAGGTAATCAGCAGTACTTTGAATATATGAAAGGCTATATCGATAGCCTGATTGACGAAGAAGGTAACTTATACTTTGCACGGGATGAGCTGGATTCTGTGCAGGCCGGCATTTTATTGTTCCCATTATATGAACAGACGAAGGACCGTCGTTATTTAATTGCAGCGAAAAAACTCCGTCATCTGCTGTATTCGATAAACCAGACGACAGAGGGCGGCTTCTGGCATAAAGACAAATATCCTTATCAAATGTGGCTGGACGGGTTATTCATGGCAGGTCCGTTTATGCTTATGTACAATAACCATTTTGTCGAAGAAGAGCTTGTGCAGAATGTCGTACGCCAGGAAAAACTGATGCGTACACATATGAAAGATGAGAAAACGGGCTTACTATTCCACGCATGGGATGAAAAAAAAGCTCAACCATGGGCAGACCCGGAAACAGGGTGCTCACCAGAGTTTTGGGGACGTTCTGTCGGCTGGTACGGGACGGCGCTCGTCGATATATTGGAACTGATCAACGGTGCACGCGGTCAGGAAGATATCGTCCAGTCATTGAAAGATCTAGTGCCTGCTATTAAAAAGTTCCAGGATGAGAAGACGGGATTATGGTATCAAATCGTGGATAAAGGTGATCATACCGATAACTGGCTGGAATCTTCATGCTCGTCCCTGTTTATTTACTTCATTGCAAAAGCGATTAAACTAGGATTAGTTGATGATTCGTACCAATCAGTAGTAAATAAAGCGTATGACGGGTTAATCGAGCATATGGTCGATGTGAAGGAAGATGTGGCCAATCTAAAAGGCATCTGCATCGGCACATCGGCAGGGGTATACGACTATTATGTGGACCGCCCGACATCAGAAAACGATTTACACGGTATGGGCGCATTCATTCTAGCAAGCATAGCTTTGCATGATATAACGGTAAAATAG
- a CDS encoding carbohydrate ABC transporter permease, which produces MFSKNKKIDKLLTLYVPLGMLLSFTLFPLYWTINTAFKPEGDIMKRPLEYAPLNPTVENFVMAWNNVGFATFMKNSLIVGVSTVIVVLICSTLSGYALARYQFKGKRAFMLMLLCTQFIPRSMMIIPLFIIFKNLGLISSPLALIITYTAIEIPFTTILMSGFIANVPKELEEAAMIDGCTKLQSIRHVVFPLLLPGIVATGVFTFIYTWNEFLIALMLTNRQDRFTLPVGLSTMMGEFNVNYGALAAGSVIALIPAVILFAYAQKHLVNGMGGAVKG; this is translated from the coding sequence ATGTTTTCTAAAAATAAAAAAATAGATAAGTTATTGACACTTTATGTGCCGCTCGGTATGTTATTAAGTTTTACCCTTTTCCCGCTCTATTGGACAATCAATACGGCATTCAAGCCTGAGGGAGATATTATGAAACGTCCGCTTGAATATGCGCCGCTTAATCCGACAGTGGAAAACTTTGTGATGGCGTGGAATAATGTCGGGTTTGCCACATTCATGAAAAACAGTTTGATCGTCGGCGTCAGTACAGTGATTGTCGTATTGATCTGTTCAACATTATCCGGCTATGCATTGGCCCGTTATCAGTTCAAGGGAAAACGCGCCTTTATGCTGATGCTGTTATGTACGCAATTTATACCGAGATCAATGATGATTATCCCGTTATTTATCATTTTCAAAAATTTAGGGCTGATCAGCAGTCCACTCGCTCTAATTATTACGTATACGGCGATTGAGATTCCGTTTACGACCATATTGATGAGCGGGTTCATCGCAAACGTTCCGAAAGAGTTGGAGGAAGCGGCGATGATTGATGGGTGTACGAAACTTCAGTCCATCCGTCATGTCGTGTTCCCGCTGCTGCTTCCAGGTATTGTCGCAACAGGGGTGTTTACATTCATTTACACATGGAATGAATTTTTAATTGCCTTAATGCTCACGAATCGTCAGGACCGGTTCACCTTGCCGGTCGGTCTGAGTACGATGATGGGCGAATTCAATGTCAACTACGGTGCGTTGGCAGCAGGCAGTGTCATTGCCTTAATTCCGGCAGTAATTTTATTTGCATATGCACAAAAGCATTTAGTCAATGGTATGGGTGGAGCAGTAAAAGGTTAA
- a CDS encoding ABC transporter substrate-binding protein: MFKSKFRKSIAVGTIATALLLAACGDDESAGKKEVSAENGKPVKITFWDENAGPQRTPIWEELISRFEEENPMIDVEYVGLPKDSAKSKMDAAIAADDTPDLASVQTSWLPEFSIREALLPLDDYFADSELNGLINEGALNFNKEIVADKKLYGIPYTQNLDILWVRKDWFEEKGVKIPETWDEFYAAAEAMTDKANNRYGYTIRGGAGGSFQIQRMMYAYNGFEDYLTEDGKATINDQKNVEFIEKYLSLYEDYTPKSDITNGYKEMIAGFDTGVVAMVQHNIGSFGEHKEALEESQFQAIPLPKSENGNYVAEGGNTIGISIFNGTDNPDEAWKFAEFLNSAASQSFWNEQVGQIPTNSDVLKEDWIKNSPHIQTAFEVYDDPNTVLYKPPFYLPEYRSILDGTVDAGIQSVMSGKASAQEFLDEWAGAMEAAEAKYSEHFGK, encoded by the coding sequence ATGTTCAAAAGCAAGTTCAGAAAATCGATTGCAGTAGGTACGATTGCAACAGCACTATTATTGGCCGCTTGCGGGGATGATGAGTCGGCGGGTAAAAAAGAGGTGTCTGCAGAAAACGGAAAGCCGGTAAAAATTACGTTCTGGGATGAAAATGCCGGACCGCAGCGTACACCGATTTGGGAAGAGTTAATCTCCCGTTTTGAAGAAGAAAATCCGATGATTGATGTGGAGTATGTCGGATTACCGAAAGACTCGGCAAAATCAAAAATGGATGCAGCCATTGCAGCGGACGATACGCCTGACTTGGCGTCTGTCCAAACGAGCTGGCTACCTGAATTCTCGATTCGTGAAGCATTACTGCCACTGGATGATTACTTTGCTGATTCGGAGCTGAACGGTCTGATCAATGAAGGGGCACTGAATTTCAATAAAGAAATCGTAGCGGATAAAAAGCTATATGGAATTCCTTACACACAAAACCTGGATATCCTTTGGGTACGTAAGGACTGGTTTGAAGAAAAAGGAGTAAAAATTCCTGAGACTTGGGATGAGTTTTATGCTGCTGCAGAAGCAATGACGGATAAAGCGAATAATCGCTACGGCTACACAATCCGTGGAGGTGCAGGCGGGTCATTCCAGATTCAGCGTATGATGTATGCATACAACGGGTTTGAAGATTATTTGACGGAAGACGGCAAAGCAACGATCAATGATCAGAAAAACGTCGAGTTTATCGAAAAGTATTTATCGTTATATGAAGATTACACACCGAAAAGCGATATTACAAACGGCTATAAAGAAATGATCGCCGGCTTTGATACAGGTGTAGTGGCAATGGTACAGCACAACATCGGTTCATTCGGTGAGCACAAAGAAGCACTGGAAGAAAGTCAGTTCCAGGCGATCCCATTGCCTAAATCGGAAAACGGCAACTACGTGGCAGAAGGCGGTAATACGATCGGTATTTCAATTTTCAACGGGACAGATAATCCGGATGAAGCTTGGAAATTTGCAGAATTCCTGAACTCGGCTGCTAGTCAAAGTTTCTGGAATGAGCAAGTCGGTCAGATCCCAACGAACAGTGACGTGTTAAAAGAAGACTGGATTAAAAATTCACCTCATATTCAAACAGCATTTGAAGTGTATGATGATCCGAACACAGTTCTTTATAAGCCGCCATTCTATTTACCAGAATACCGTTCAATCCTGGATGGTACGGTCGATGCCGGAATTCAATCGGTTATGAGTGGTAAAGCGTCAGCACAGGAATTTTTAGATGAGTGGGCGGGTGCGATGGAAGCTGCAGAAGCTAAATACTCAGAGCACTTCGGCAAATAA
- a CDS encoding response regulator: MYKIIVVEDDRIIRRGICQTIPWEENGIEVVGEASDGEMALELIAQQQPHLVISDINMPFLNGLDMARQLKEISPQTKFIFLTGYEDFSYAQQAVQLKAFDYLLKPVDSELLLEKVKEALAEWSETFSNEQLLVESRAIRQQKFFKQLMAVGETETDIEKGLSDLDVHLDGTCYSAIVVHDGCEGQLFDEQIVQLASKKLDEDKFHLLSVEDNEWVLLIGHDAAVEAVDMATFLLEQLPDVTLAYGRPYTNLFEIGRSFIEAKMALDLRYIMGTGKLFSIDDKVTNGEQTAENLRAFDVKLIAQIKQGVPEKVEELLEEFHDAIINYQSLSLTDLKVMTLKYATLLSFEIDRWSKDEASTHSADVYKAIMEMNSLYDMMQIIRELIQQWSETLYQKEESKFKSHVDLAIHYMNEYYSDSTLTLQKLAKMIHVSAPYLSNLFKLEKGFNFGDYLLELRMKKAMELLREESLKTYEISEQVGYSNPQYFSICFKKYTGHTPAEFKKKLNPNVS; encoded by the coding sequence ATGTATAAAATAATCGTAGTAGAGGATGACCGCATTATTCGTCGAGGCATTTGCCAGACGATTCCATGGGAGGAAAACGGGATAGAGGTTGTAGGTGAAGCAAGTGACGGGGAAATGGCACTTGAACTGATTGCACAGCAGCAGCCACATCTCGTCATTTCAGATATTAATATGCCTTTTTTAAATGGGCTCGATATGGCACGTCAATTAAAAGAAATTAGTCCACAGACAAAATTTATCTTTTTAACGGGTTATGAGGATTTTAGTTACGCGCAGCAGGCCGTTCAGTTAAAGGCATTTGACTACTTACTGAAACCGGTCGATTCGGAACTGCTGCTGGAAAAGGTGAAGGAAGCACTCGCTGAATGGTCCGAAACGTTTTCGAATGAACAGTTGCTCGTGGAGTCGCGTGCAATACGGCAACAGAAATTCTTTAAACAGCTCATGGCAGTTGGTGAAACGGAAACCGATATCGAAAAAGGGCTTTCAGATTTGGATGTACACTTAGATGGGACATGCTATTCGGCAATTGTTGTTCATGATGGATGCGAAGGACAGTTGTTTGATGAGCAGATTGTTCAACTTGCTTCGAAAAAGCTTGATGAAGATAAATTTCATCTGCTCTCGGTCGAGGACAATGAATGGGTACTGCTGATCGGACATGATGCAGCAGTAGAGGCTGTAGACATGGCAACCTTCTTGCTTGAACAGCTGCCGGATGTAACGTTGGCATATGGGCGTCCATATACGAATTTGTTCGAGATTGGCCGTTCGTTTATTGAGGCCAAAATGGCGCTGGATTTGCGCTATATTATGGGGACAGGCAAATTGTTTTCAATTGACGATAAAGTGACGAATGGTGAGCAGACAGCGGAAAATTTAAGAGCGTTTGATGTGAAACTGATTGCACAGATTAAGCAAGGAGTCCCGGAAAAGGTGGAAGAGCTGCTTGAAGAATTTCATGACGCAATCATCAACTATCAATCGTTATCGCTCACGGATCTTAAAGTGATGACGCTAAAATATGCAACACTGTTATCATTTGAAATCGACCGCTGGAGTAAAGACGAGGCATCGACCCATTCGGCTGATGTATATAAGGCAATAATGGAAATGAATTCACTGTACGACATGATGCAAATTATCCGGGAGCTTATTCAACAATGGTCGGAAACTCTTTATCAAAAAGAGGAAAGTAAGTTTAAAAGCCATGTTGATTTAGCGATCCACTATATGAATGAATATTATTCGGACAGCACATTAACATTGCAGAAACTGGCCAAAATGATTCATGTAAGTGCACCGTATTTAAGCAATCTGTTTAAACTCGAAAAAGGGTTTAATTTTGGGGACTACTTACTGGAATTGCGCATGAAAAAAGCGATGGAACTGCTGCGAGAAGAAAGTTTGAAAACATATGAAATCAGTGAGCAGGTAGGGTACAGTAACCCGCAATATTTCAGTATTTGTTTTAAGAAATACACTGGCCATACCCCGGCCGAATTTAAAAAGAAACTGAATCCTAATGTCAGCTAG
- a CDS encoding carbohydrate ABC transporter permease: MSYSPEVNEPVLEKKKSEKVRKFNKAKLVPYLFITPAVLMVVSFLFYPIGMVFYYSFQNYDISAPYYNSFAGLDNFVNIFTSDKLFFPSLLNSLKWVVTEVGLQLVFGLILALLLNQTFKFRGIIRAVAFIPWAISGVLASVIWSLMYNEHMGVLNDILMRFGIIDSPQAFLASTSTAFGAVVIAELWRGIPFFAITLLAGLQSIPQELYEAARVDGASRWKSFLFVTLPQLKNTIILTTLLRVVWEFNNVDLIFNLTGGGPAHSTTTLTMYIAELAVHGSNFGYGSALTVISFGILLVFAALYLKLSRYEKE; encoded by the coding sequence ATGAGTTATTCCCCAGAAGTAAATGAACCAGTATTGGAAAAAAAGAAAAGTGAAAAAGTCCGCAAATTTAATAAGGCGAAGTTGGTTCCTTATCTATTCATTACGCCGGCCGTACTAATGGTAGTAAGTTTCCTTTTCTACCCGATAGGAATGGTATTTTATTATAGCTTCCAAAACTACGATATTTCGGCACCTTACTATAATAGTTTTGCAGGGCTCGATAACTTCGTGAATATTTTTACCAGTGATAAGCTGTTCTTCCCGAGTTTACTCAACAGTTTGAAGTGGGTTGTTACAGAAGTGGGGCTTCAATTGGTATTTGGTTTGATTTTGGCTCTGTTGCTGAACCAGACATTTAAATTCAGAGGGATTATACGTGCGGTTGCTTTTATTCCTTGGGCGATTTCAGGTGTACTGGCATCTGTTATCTGGTCACTGATGTACAACGAACATATGGGTGTACTGAATGATATACTGATGCGTTTCGGCATTATAGATTCACCGCAAGCCTTTTTGGCAAGTACATCTACCGCATTTGGTGCAGTAGTTATTGCCGAACTGTGGAGGGGGATTCCATTCTTTGCGATTACCCTTTTGGCCGGTCTGCAAAGTATTCCGCAAGAATTGTACGAAGCAGCGCGCGTAGATGGTGCGAGCCGCTGGAAATCATTCCTGTTCGTAACATTGCCGCAGCTGAAAAATACGATAATTTTAACGACACTGCTGCGAGTGGTTTGGGAGTTTAATAACGTTGACCTGATCTTCAACTTAACAGGCGGCGGACCTGCCCATTCAACAACGACACTGACTATGTATATTGCAGAATTAGCTGTTCATGGCAGTAACTTTGGATATGGCTCAGCGCTTACAGTCATTTCGTTTGGTATTCTATTAGTTTTCGCGGCGCTTTATCTGAAATTATCGCGCTATGAAAAGGAGTGA